The Arctopsyche grandis isolate Sample6627 chromosome 5, ASM5162203v2, whole genome shotgun sequence genome includes a window with the following:
- the LOC143912041 gene encoding hemicentin-1-like: MTSIRKVLLLLNLFILIFNVCVSVSGESASVEISDSKSDGADSLMNDGPNTKESSIIDLEQFATNAKYLAENIINSRESFIKGNKIDGGKSKRPLQSSLAFVFDTTGSMWDDLVQLRKGAALILDSMLQREHPPIINYVLVPYNDPDVPEAIVTTNDTIFKEELENINVYGGGDCPEMSVTAIKKALNASLPYSYIYVFTDASAVDHVLVDEVLSLIQRKKSQIVFVLTGDCGDKEKPSYQVYEQMAAASSGQIFHLGKTDVIKILQYVNETLDTNKVNLGNVINPSGYDHKHKVIVDDTLKQVTVSVAGEAPRLTITDPHGEQLRGPPRVIEMLDLSKIKIVNIINPEPGNWTINVGSTEKHSVKVTGISELNFDFGFSLHTIKKFSETTGRPLQGTQNNLLIKIANSFDKVKQLNTVDIIDISGKTLFEIPLSPLKGAHEPHIYETPAFLPPDHFFYIAINGIDIEGNEFRRIGSNAIQHQSPEKPFVTVEDEIKIPLNHNVTLKCNVESLIPVSVWWFRNRKPVQEKQNHLQSAEVEYVINNADSTTDGVYTCRATNLAGSSTMSTTVIIIAPPPKVSMLPQNITVKPETEIHLECLIESQVELSKVSMYFIPKNKVNGIFKKEQLDPTMVIPKGQFVSYMHTLMTHNNSEGLYVCEAESSAGKSKDSAYFTILKTLTIKVHPQIIEYQEGEIVSIFCHVHESKFATWKIPTENKDYKTSAVEISETKIDNTNEILLTLDIRGTNKYDEGFYNCSSYRNVSGDIEYVTAVAETRFVQKPKIKDELEKELLFQLNEAVVLDCDAVGIPKPSIIWTLPNKMEIYKDISENEILMVNNNDQLLIKNIKISDEGVYSCKAENQYGNDKKEYVINVWKKINFIEKLNNITVNISDSVTLTCKVDGIPMPNVSWYYNENFDSAIHIGESVNLHNVSLTDAGKYTCIAKNDYEEVDDDLYLNITGSPPKVFLKPQSNIFLPGRSIEMQCSIESQLPILSSTLYFLPKPSVNSGIEQKHILNTNMTINNDLTVHTYSFVTSEDTEGLYGCMAVNLGGTDTKENMISVLPPLKIIASPISLDFEDGGDIEFTCNIFGTKFGSWLKSDETERSITDFGIDISSTPTDNDDGILISMNIKNATIQHEGAYTCIGSRGVSNVKESANFTVRTRFVQKPLIINMDEMVLVEVGKDLKLTCANIGIPKPTIEWIIPDNTKINENTLLDEGIQIVGDTLTIRNANVQHQGNYTCRVQNSIGMVEDQTMVRVWSQPAFSENLKNQTVNIYGAINLTCSVSGIPKPNINWYHSDELFNQQTEVGKDAVLYIKNAGISDGGKYTCKVENENGAIEDSFYLEISGLYAPKILKGSEKIVVKEGDKIEVDCKVIEGEPKPEIIWQYSPDMSNHINIEDANEQVTLNVSESLFTIEYALQDHAGNYTCIAANALGSDQYKFQIVVHEPPHFPSKYISVDNNNEIIYGEKSVESVAGEQVAFKCEVIGNPKPLVTWSKDGFPVQFTNTIYTDDNNSLTISNTRELDAGVYSCYASNFLGYLQKNFTLLVLVRPVISNEIDDPVLQYVEGQMIVLPCLVHGNPVPEVNWVLNDEVLNPSERLQLDLDNSLRFVANLTDSGIYQCEAFNRVGNSSQEYLVVVFVPPTIYPEENEMIRITPGSPAVLDCHAVGFPEPNIRWSKNGELLVKNSTDIMFNDYGRLNITNVTDKTAGKYMCDAENNAGLSQKMFYVILNEPPVILPSEIPSNIQLLKGEEEFNIPCRASGNPFPFITWLKDKKYITNNFHTNVEKDGTLVLRYVTENLSGVYTCQAANSEGSIEIDYNIQVIAPPVIQPKDDDQTVTAIEGSTAVLECPLKPIVISPKIEWYKGSVLIVEHVNKTQMKLVNVSRDDADEYSCVVTNAAGRVLADFSLVVQWPPTIVDDGDDNDGHIHVLEGDPMNLICNVNANPTADIQWVKDSEVIGEIAPVLRKKYAKAHHAGVHICIASNSLGQTQKKFEVHVSAPPKIDGSDYHNIEVHLKQPVKLECNAKGIPKPNIKWNTISSPDWKIVGDGRVLKTFNITSKSNGVYTCEASNSVGSAIKRFNITVLEPPIVEYIQLYNMDVKDYINISAVKEHSHVKLSCVFSGSHPSKVSWIKNGKVVNEESALTSNVSDLIFENLMQVDAGKYTCMVKNKAGVEEMDVLLDVLYPPQIIYGPHELLVKKNKSSSIKMSVLESQSIKLNCYAYGNPLPDIYWYKDRKYMGFYDSNMVTEEFGQTLVVKKVRREHDGNYTCVAKNSAGEDKKNFKVDVLTAPTVEQQQDASLLLTAKKGQDVHLECPVSGNPKPYIRWLKHPYFEMQSENYSHVTMESDNSIMIIKNVSVSDGGNYSCIATNTVGMSEILYSVEILQAPTFLPEDRKKLNLNDDGLVTTKLRRAFQLICGVIGYPEPEITWYKEGYSINPNKNREALHISLDGQYFNIMDAVMGDSGKYSCKAENKVGMVEKEFKVKILVPAEWSMWTMWSSCNASCGPGVQRRTRKCQYYGDMDSIDAYSNDDISTNESFYSNTTEGNSDMLLKNSLQNRKWLPENLLDKSSCSGDTSEFRKCFIAPCKIDGGWSSWSDWTSCSVRCGPGSKKRYRTCTNPPPKYGGLTCQGPNDEQGVCQGSQCSKWSNWTPWSACSVSCGKGMRTRSRSCDGPIDTCLGNYTEVTYCLQRYCPVDGGWGQWNAWSSCSSSCGVGQRKRIRECNQPIPKWKGKSCKGANLQIEQCINPSCDIDRNVFKKNNYNKNAHRANLIVKGNLNGSPLPLKMFNVDVDENFGQQYVNASLQDLIPNKVDDYLPHMTFLVTPVQVDDKPSRTSVTKSKLPLSKLRTLPPTRSLDRREDSQIQFSTGERVQFFSKSQKPSDSGELNIEITIDGTTPTGKREKTTITIGKNYKEKQPYINIDDSGADDDNEESCSTGYTFDPHEGCIDINECEIPNNVCHSTQMCENLPGSYNCLCELGYLSFGAGQRCLDINECSQNIHNCSHECLNAPGSFYCICPSMYHLSDDQKTCIREGVINPSYQKSYVDRSPIERHNLSENGENILLTRISPKRHNTTQTWKRRPRKHDV, encoded by the exons ATGACTTCCATAAGAAAAGTgctattattattgaatttattcattttgatttttaacgtgTGTGTAAGTGTTTCTGGTGAATCCGCAAGTGTGGAAATCAGCGATTCGAAAAGTGACGGAGCTGATTCTCTCATGAACGACGGACCCAATACAAAAGAAAGTTCTATCATTGATCTTGAGCAGTTTGCCACAAATGCAAAATATCTTGCTgagaatattataaattctagGGAAAGTTTTATTAAAGGTAATAAAATAGATGGTGGAAAATCGAAAAGACCTCTTCAAAGTAGTTTGGCGTTCGTTTTCGACACCACCGGATCAATGTGGGATGACTTGGTTCAGTTGCGGAAAGGTGCAGCTTTAATTTTAGATTCTATGCTTCAAAGAGAACATCCTCCGATCATTAACTATGTTTTGGTTCCATACAATGATCCag ACGTCCCTGAGGCGATAGTAACTACGAATGATACCATTTTCAAAGAAGAATtggaaaatataaatgtttacgGAGGTGGAGATTGTCCAGAAATGTCGGTTACTGCTATTAAGAAAGCGCTTAATGCAAGTTTACCATACTCTTACATCTATGTGTTCACCGATGCTTCTGCAGTTGACCATGTACTAGTTGACGAAGTACTAAGTTTGATCCAACGGAAGAAAAGCCAG attgtttttgttttaactGGGGATTGTGGTGACAAAGAGAAGCCTTCCTATCAAGTGTACGAACAAATGGCCGCTGCCAGTTCTGGTCAAATATTTCATCTCGGCAAAACCGATGTTATTAAG ATTTTGCAATATGTCAATGAAACCCTCGATACAAATAAAGTCAACCTCGGAAATGTTATAAATCCTAGTGGTTACGATCATAAACATAAG GTTATTGTTGACGATACACTCAAACAAGTGACAGTTTCAGTAGCTGGAGAAGCTCCCAGATTGACCATTACAGATCCTCATGGAGAACAGTTACGTGGGCCTCCACGTGTCATAGAAATGTTAGACTTGTCCAAAATTAAG ATAGTCAATATTATAAATCCGGAACCAGGAAATTGGACTATCAACGTTGGCAGTACAGAAAAACATTCAGTGAAGGTTACTGGCATATCAGAACTTAATTTTGACTTTGGGTTTTCACTTCATACTATTAAAAAGTTTTCAGAAACTACTGGTAGACCTCTTCAAG GTACtcaaaataatcttttaatCAAAATTGCAAACAGTTTTGACAAAGTGAAACAGTTAAACACTGTGGATATCATAGATATTTCTGGTAAAACATTGTTTGAAATTCCTTTATCTCCGCTGAAAGGTGCACACGAACCACATATATACGAAACTCCTGCGTTTCTACCACcagatcattttttttatattgca ATCAACGGAATAGACATAGAAGGTAATGAGTTCAGAAGAATAGGATCAAATGCCATTCAACATCAATCGCCAG aAAAGCCATTCGTAACAGTTGAAGATGag atCAAGATACCGTTAAATCATAATGTTACGCTGAAATGCAATGTCGAAAGTTTGATACCAGTTAGCGTTTGGTGGTTTAGAAATAGAAAACCAGTGCAAGAAAAGCAAAATCATTT ACAAAGTGCTGAAGTGGAATATGTAATCAACAATGCAGATTCAACAACAGACGGAGTTTACACTTGCAGGGCTACTAATTTGGCTGGTTCATCTACAATGAGCACCACAGTAATTATCATTG CTCCTCCACCGAAGGTGTCAATGCTTCCTCAAAATATTACTGTTAAGCCGGAAACAGAAATACACCTAGAATGTCTGATAGAAAGTCAAGTTGAACTTTCCAAAGTTAGTATGTACTTTATTCCAAAAAATAAAGTCAATG gcATTTTTAAAAAAGAGCAACTCGATCCGACTATGGTGATTCCTAAAGGGCAGTTTGTGTCATATATGCATACTTTGATGACTCACAATAACTCTGAAGGTCTTTACGTATGTGAAGCTGAAAGTTCAG cTGGAAAGTCGAAGGATAGtgcttattttacaattttaaaaactcTCACAATAAAAGTACATCCTCAAATAATAGAGTACCAAGAAGGAGAGATTGTAAGTATTTTCTGTCACGTTCATGAGTCTAAATTTGCCACTTGGAAGATTCCGACTGAAAACAAAGACTATAAGACGTCCGCTGTTGAAATATCTGAAACGAAAATTGACAATACAAATGAAATACTACTAACATTAGACATACGAGGGACGAATAAATATGATGAAGGGTTCTATAACTGTAGCAGTTATAGAAACGTTTCTGGAGATATTGAAtatg TTACTGCTGTTGCTGAAACGAGATTTgtacaaaagccaaaaattaaAGATGAATTAGAAAAAGAATTACTGTTTCAATTGAATGAAGCTGTGGTGTTAGATTGTGATGCTGTAGGAATACCGAAACCGAGCATTATttggactttgccaaataaAATGGAAATCTATAAAGATATTTCAGAAAATGAGATTTTAATG gtTAATAACAATGATCAGcttctaataaaaaatattaaaattagtgatGAAGGAGTTTATTCTTGTAAAGCTGAAAATCAATATGGCAATGATAAGAAAGAGTATGTAATCAATGTATGGAAGAAGATCAACTTTATAGAAAAACTGAATA ATATTACAGTAAATATATCCGATTCGGTTACTTTAACTTGTAAAGTTGACGGTATTCCGATGCCTAATGTATCTTGGTAttacaatgaaaattttgatagtGCAATTCACATTGGTGAAAGTGTAAATTTGCATAATGTATCACTCACTGATGCCGGAAAATACACATGCATTGCCAAAAATGATTATGAAGAGGTCGATGATGATTTATACCTTAATATTACTG GATCTCCCCCTAAAGTTTTTTTAAAGCCACAGAGCAACATTTTTCTTCCCGGAAGAAGTATTGAGATGCAATGTTCGATCGAAAGCCAATTGCCAATTTTAAGTTCAACTTTATACTTCTTGCCCAAGCCTTCGGTTAATTCAGGAATCgaacaaaaacatattttaaatacaaacatgACGATAAATAATGATTTAACGGTTCACACATATAGTTTTGTCACCTCTGAAGACACTGAAGGTTTATATGGATGTATGGCTGTTAATTTag GTGGAACTGACACGAAAGAGAACATGATTAGTGTTTTGCCTCCATTAAAAATCATCGCATCTCCGATATCACTTGATTTTGAAGATGGTGGCGATATTGAATTCACGTGTAACATATTTGGAACTAAGTTTGGGTCGTGGCTCAAATCAGATGAGACTGAAAGGTCTATTACAGATTTTGGAATTGATATTTCATCTACACCTACTGATAATGATGATGGAATCCTAATatctatgaatattaaaaatgctACGATACAACACGAAGGAGCATATACTTGCATAGGTTCAAGAGGTGTATCCAATGTAAAAGAATcgg CCAATTTCACCGTAAGGACACGCTTTGTACAAAAGCCTTTGATTATCAATATGGATGAAATGGTATTGGTGGAAGTTGGAAAAGATTTGAAATTAACGTGTGCAAACATCGGTATTCCTAAACCGACTATTGAATGGATAATTCCAGATAATactaaaatcaatgaaaacacCTTATTAGATGAAGGAATACAA ATAGTCGGAGATACACTAACAATTCGAAATGCAAATGTTCAACATCAAGGAAACTATACATGCCGTGTGCAGAATTCTATTGGAATGGTCGAAGATCAAACGATGGTTCGTGTTTGGAGCCAGCCAGCATTCtctgaaaatttaaaaa atCAAACTGTCAATATTTATGGTGCGATTAATTTAACTTGTTCTGTAAGTGGTATACCAAAGCCTAACATAAACTGGTATCACAGCGATGAATTATTCAACCAGCAAACGGAAGTTGGAAAAGATGCtgtattgtatattaaaaatgctgGAATAAGCGACGGTGGAAAGTATACATGTaaagttgaaaatgaaaatggtGCAATTGAAGATTCTTTTTATTTGGAAATTTCTggattgt ATGCTCCGAAAATTTTGAAAGGCAGTGAAAAGATCGTTGTTAAAGAAGGCGATAAAATTGAAGTCGATTGCAA agtTATCGAAGGCGAGCCTAAACCAGAAATAATTTGGCAGTATAGTCCAGACATGTCAAATCATATTAACATCGAGGATGCAAATGAACAAGTTACATTGAATGTTTCAGAAAGTTTATTCACAATAGAATACGCTTTGCAAGATCATGCAGGAAACTACACTTGTATTGCAGCAAATGCTTTAGGCAGTGATCaatacaaatttcaaatagtagtTCACG AGCCTCCACATTTTCCGTCAAAGTACATATCcgttgataataataatgaaattatttatggtgagaaatctgtgGAATCGGTTGCCGGTGAACAAGTTGCTTTTAAATGTGAAGTAATCGGCAACCCAAAACCATTGGTCACATGGTCTAAAGACGGGTTTCCAGTTCAATTCACCAATACAAT CTACACAGATGACAACAACAGCTTGACGATAAGCAACACCCGTGAACTTGACGCTGGTGTTTATTCTTGCTATGCTAGTAACTTTCTGGGATATCTACAAAAGAATTTTACGCTCCTAGTTTTag tgAGACCCGTCATAAGCAACGAGATTGATGATCCAGTCTTACAATACGTTGAAGGACAAATGATAGTTTTGCCATGTCTCGTTCATGGCAATCCTGTTCCTGAAGTTAATTGGGTTTTGAACGATGAAGTCTTGAACCCTTCTGAAAGATTACAATTGGATCTCGATAATAGtcttag ATTTGTTGCAAACTTGACTGATTCTGGAATCTATCAATGCGAGGCCTTCAATAGAGTTGGAAATTCTAGTCAAGAGTATCTCGTTGTTGTGTTTG TTCCACCAACAATATATCCAGAAGAAAATGAAATGATTCGAATAACTCCAGGATCCCCTGCCGTGTTAGACTGTCACGCGGTTGGTTTTCCCGAACCAAATATCAGATGGAGCAAAAATGGTGAACTACTTGTGAAAAACTCCACCGATATAAT GTTCAATGATTATGGTCGTTTAAATATTACAAACGTAACAGACAAGACAGCTGGAAAATATATGTGTGATGCCGAGAACAATGCGGGTTTGtcacaaaaaatgttttatgttaTATTGAATG AACCACCTGTAATATTACCGAGTGAGATTCCTTCTAATATTCAATTACTAAAAGGAGAAGAAGAATTTAACATTCCTTGTAGAGCTAGTGGAAATCCTTTTCCGTTTATAACCTGGCTTAAGGATAAAAAGTACATTACAAACA ATTTTCACACAAATGTTGAAAAAGATGGTACATTAGTATTACGATACGTTACGGAAAATTTAAGTGGAGTTTATACTTGCCAGGCGGCGAATTCTGAAGGATCAATTGAAATCGATTATAATATACAAGTGATAG CACCACCCGTAATCCAACCTAAAGATGATGACCAAACGGTCACAGCTATCGAAGGTTCCACTGCTGTACTTGAATGTCCACTAAAGCCAATTGTCATATCACCAAAAATTGAGTGGTATAAG ggTTCTGTTTTAATTGTGGAACACGTAAATAAAACCCAAATGAAGTTGGTCAACGTTAGCCGAGATGACGCTGATGAATATTCTTGTGTCGTTACGAACGCAGCAGGACGCGTTTTAGCGGATTTTTCTCTTGTCGTTCAATGGCCTCCTACTATAGTCGACGATGGTGATGATAATgatggacacattcatgtctTAGAAGGTGATCCCATGAATTTGATATGTAACGTGAACGCCAATCCGACGGCTGAT aTACAATGGGTAAAAGATTCTGAAGTTATTGGAGAAATAGCTCCAGTTTTgcgaaaaaaatatgcaaaggCTCATCACGCCGGAGTACACATCTGCATTGCGTCCAATTCTCTAGGTCAAACTCAGAAGAAGTTTGAGGTCCACGTCTCAG CTCCACCAAAGATTGACGGTTCTGATTATCATAATATTGAAGTACATTTAAAGCAACCTGTAAAATTGGAATGCAACGCTAAAGGAATTCCGAAACCCAATATTAAATGGAACACTAT ATCTTCGCCAGATTGGAAAATAGTTGGCGATGGTAGAGTATTGAAAACATTCAACATAACTTCAAAGTCAAATGGCGTTTACACGTGTGAAGCATCCAACAGTGTCGGTTCAGCTATTAAGCGATTCAATATAACGGTATTGGAACCTCCAATAGTAGAATATATTCAATTGTATAATATGGATGtgaaagattatataaatatatctgcTGTGAag GAACATTCGCATGTGAAGCTTTCGTGTGTGTTTAGTGGAAGTCACCCCTCAAAAGTTTCTTGGATAAAAAACGGCAAAGTTGTAAATGAGGAGTCTGCCTTGACATCGAATGTATCCGatctaatatttgaaaatttgatgcaAGTTGACGCTGGAAAGTATACTTGTATGGTTAAAAATAAAGCAGGCGTTGAAGAAATGGATGTACTTCTCGATGTCCTGT ATCCTCCACAAATAATATATGGACCACACGAGCTAttggtgaaaaaaaataaatcaagttCGATAAAGATGAGCGTTTTGGAAAGTCAgtctattaaattaaattgttacgCTTATGGAAATCCATTACCAGATATTTACTGGTATAAAGATAGAAAATATATGGGCTTTTACGATTCGAACATGGTGACTGAAGAGTTTGGTCAAACTCTAGTTGTTAAAAAAGTTCGGAGGGAACACGATGGGAATTACACTTGCGTAGCGAAAAACTCTGCCGGAGAAGACAAGAAGAACTTTAAAGTAGATGTGCTAA CTGCACCGACGGTTGAACAGCAACAAGACGCCAGTCTTTTATTAACAGCAAAAAAAGGACAAGACGTACATTTGGAATGTCCTGTAAGTGGCAATCCAAAGCCTTACATTAGATGGCTCAAACATCCGTATTTTGAAATGCAATCAGAAAACTACAGTCATGTCACAATGGAGAGCGATAATAGTATAATG ATTATTAAAAATGTGTCTGTATCTGATGGTGGTAATTATTCGTGCATCGCTACAAATACTGTAGGAATGTCAGAAATTCTGTATTCTGTAGAAATTCTACAAGCACCAACATTTTTACCTGAAGATAGGAAGAAATTGAATCTCAATGACGACGGTTTAGTAACCACAAAATTACGCAGAGCATTTCAGCTCATCTGCGGAGTCATTGGATATCCAGAACCTGAAATTACATGGTATAAG GAAGGTTATTCTATTAATCCGAATAAAAACAGAGAAGCATTACACATATCtttagatggtcagtatttcaATATAATGGATGCCGTGATGGGAGACAGTGGTAAATATTCATGTAAAGCTGAAAATAAAGTGGGAATGGTCGAAAAagaatttaaagtaaaaattctcg TTCCTGCTGAATGGAGTATGTGGACTATGTGGAGCTCATGTAATGCTAGTTGTGGTCCAGGGGTTCAGCGAAGAACAAGAAAGTGTCAATACTATGGTGATATGGATTCAATTGATGCGTATTCGAATGATGATATTTCAACAA aTGAAAGTTTTTACTCCAATACAACCGAGGGAAACAGTGACATGCTTTTGAAGAATTCATTGCAAAATCGTAAATGGTTACCTGAAAATTTGTTGGATAAAAGTTCTTGCTCGGGAGATACTTCAGAATTTCGAAAATGTTTTATAGCACCTTGTAAA aTCGATGGAGGTTGGAGTAGTTGGAGTGATTGGACCAGCTGCTCAGTCCGTTGCGGTCCCGGATCTAAAAAACGCTACCGGACTTGCACTAATCCACCACCAAAATATGGTGGATTGACTTGTCAAGGACCCAACGACGAGCAGGGTGTGTGCCAAGGGTCACAGTGTTCTAAATGGTCAAATTGGACACCGTGGAGCGCTTGTAGTGTATCGTGTGGAAAGGGCATGAGGACCCGTTCCAGAAGTTGTGATGGACCAATTGATACATGCTTAGGAAATTATACTGAAGTTACATATTGCCTACAAAGATATTGCCCAG TCGATGGAGGATGGGGTCAGTGGAATGCGTGGAGCAGTTGTTCATCATCGTGTGGCGTTGGTCAACGGAAAAGAATACGTGAATGTAATCAACCGATTCCCAAATGGAAAGGAAAATCGTGCAAAGGAGCAAATTTACAA ATTGAACAATGCATAAATCCTAGCTGTGATATAGATCGCAATGTTTTTAAGAAGAAcaactataataaaaatgcgcATAGAGCCAATTTAATAGTGAAAGGAAATTTGAATGGTAGTCCATTGCCGTTGAAAATGTTCAACGTAGACGTTGATGAAAACTTTGGACAGCAATATGTTAACGCTTCGCTTCAAGATTTAATTCCAAATAAG GTTGATGATTATTTGCCGCACATGACGTTCCTCGTTACGCCAGTGCAAGTTGATGACAAGCCAAGTAGAACAAGTGTGACAAAAAGTAAATTGCCACTGAGCAAATTGCGCACTTTGCCACCTACGCGTAGCCTTGATCGCAGGGAAGATtctcaaattcaattttcaacAG gaGAAAGGGTTCAATTTTTTAGTAAAAGTCAAAAGCCAAGTGACTCAGGAGagttgaatattgaaataacaATAGATGGAACAACCCCCACAGGCAAACGTGAAAAAACTACCATTACTATTGGAAAAAATTACAAGGAAAAGCAGccttatat aaacattGATGACAGTGGTGCTGATGATGACAACGAAGAATCTTGCTCAACAGGATATACGTTTGATCCACATGAAGGGTGCAttg atatAAACGAATGCGAAATACCCAATAATGTCTGTCATTCGACACAAATGTGTGAAAACCTTCCTGGTAGCTATAATTGTCTGTGTGAATTGGGTTATTTGTCGTTTGGAGCTGGACAGAGATGTTTAG